The Arthrobacter sp. PM3 genome contains the following window.
GAATCGAGGACGGGGCGAAGCGCGCCGTCGGATTCAAGCTGTCCGACGGCATGGACGTTCCCGAGGAACTGGCGTCAAGCTTCAAGTTCGCCCGCCAAAAGTCCAAGCTGGCCGGCGTCATCCGCGGCTCCTACTTTGTGATCAAGGGCCAGTACTGACCCTCAGGCGCCCCGCGGATGGCCCTGCAGATCCATGGCCTGGTGGATCTGCAGGGCAAACCACAGCTGCGCCAGCGTCGAGGTCTCGGTCATGTCAAGGCCGGTCAGCTCACCGATCTTCCGGATGCGGTAGATGATGGTCTGCCGGTGCGCGAACAGGGCGGCCGCCGTTTTCTGCCAGGACCGCTGGGAGTCAAGGAACGTCCTCAGGGTGAGGATCAGATCCCCGTTTTCTCCCTGTTCGTACTCGAAAATGGGTCCGAGGAGCCGCTGGACCAGGGCATGGCCTTCCTCGAAGCTCGTGAGCCCCAGCCACGAGGGTCCCTCCGCATAGCGGACCAACCGTTCGCCGGTGCTTGACGCCGTCCCGAGGGCCCACATCGATTCCTGAAGGGCCCGCTGCGCGCCGGCGGCAGCGGAAGGCCGGCTGATGCCGATCCGCACGTCCGAGGGGACGGCGTGCCGCAGCAGAACGTCGGAACAGTCCGAGGCGACGGCCAAATGCAGGGTATTGGACCTGCGCTGGCAGGCCGTCGGATAGCCATGCCGCCACAGATCGACGTGCACGCCCGCCAGGCGCTCGCCGTCGTCGCTGGACATGGAAACGATCAGGAATTCCCGGGACGAGATCCCGAACTCAGGCAGCCGGCTTTCAATGTCGGCGATGCCCAGGCGCCCGTCGAAGGCCTGCGCAAGGAACTCCGCACCCAGCCTGCGCTGGTTCTCCAGCGACAGCGCGGTCCGGGACAGCTCCAGCCCAAGGACGGTGGCCGCGTGGAGCAGCACCACGGCATCGGGGAGCGGCTCGGATCTGGGCAGCACCACCAGGAGCGCGTTGGCGTGGGTCGGGATGTCCATCATCAGGAGGTGGCGGTCGCCGAAGCGGTGCCACTGGAACTTCTTGCTGGCTACCGGTGACTTGCTGGTCAGCGGTTCAAGGTGCTGCTCGAGGTCCGGGGGCAGCGGCTGGCCTCCGGGGTGCCAGGGGTGCAGGCACCGCCGGTCAATGACGAAGAGGCCCGCGTCGAGTTCAGCCTCGATGCCCAGGATCAGGCTGAGCCAGTTGTCCTCAGACGGCCCCGCGAGCCGCAGCAGGTCATAGATGCGGGCCGTCTGCCGCAGCCGGCGGGACTCCTCCAGTAACGACGATTCGGCGACCGACCGCGCGATGGCGATGAACGGAAGCGGGTACGGGATGCTGATCACCGGCAACGGCAGATGGTCGCAGACCTCGAAGAACTCGGGAAGGAGTTCAGGGGCATGCATCTGCTCGCCGATCGCCAGCGCGCTGGCACCGGCGTTGACCAGTGCCTCGGCCAGTTCAACCTGGCCCGCGGGATCCGCCGGGATGGAGAGCCCGTTGGTCATCATGAGTTCCCCGCCGGTGACCCATTCCCACAGGCGCGGGAGGTCGGAGGTGTGGGCCCAAGTGACACGGTTGCCCAGGCCGGCGGAACCTGCCAGGAGGCTCAGGCCCAGCTGAGGTTCTGCCAGCAGTTCGGCCACGGTGATCGCCATGTGCGGGTCCTGTTCATGCGTCCGAAGGCCATCCCCAGGTGGCTTTTACATATGTATAAGCACCTCGGTTATTTGTAGTCAATCATCGCATATACCGCGTGACGCCGATCACTAATAGTTAAGCCATAGACCTCAACCGGCGCAGGATCCAGTACAGCGAAGTACCGCGAAGAATCCGCAGGCCGGCCGAAACCACAGCAACCGGAGGACCCCTGCCATGACCACACACAAGCCGATCGGCCCCGTCGACGCCACAAAAGTCCCCCGCTTCGCGGGCCTCGGGACCTTCGCCCGGCTTCCCCAGATTGACCGGGTTCCGGACTACGACATTGCGATCGTGGGTGTCCCGTTCGACGGCGGCACCTCCTACCGCCCCGGCGCCCGGTTCGGTCCGGCGGCTGTCCGGGAGGCGTCGCGGCTCCTGCGCCCCGGCTATCACCCGGAGCTCGACGTCGAGCCCGTGTATGAGGCCCAGGTTGTGGACGCCGGCGACATCGCCTGCACCCCCTACGACATCTCCCGCGCGGTCCGCGAGATCGAGGAACAGGCCCTCCCTCTCCTCGGCGGCGCCGGTTCCGGCAAGAGGCTGATCTCGATCGGCGGCGACCACACCATCGCGCTGCCGATGCTGCGGGCCTTGAACATGGTCCACGGCCCGGTGGCCCTGCTCCACTTCGACGCGCACCTGGACACGTGGGACACCTACTTCGACCAGCCGGTCACGCACGGAACCATCTTCCGCCGGGCCTTCGAAGAGGGCCTCCTCGTCGAGGACAAGTCGATGCAC
Protein-coding sequences here:
- a CDS encoding PucR family transcriptional regulator: MAITVAELLAEPQLGLSLLAGSAGLGNRVTWAHTSDLPRLWEWVTGGELMMTNGLSIPADPAGQVELAEALVNAGASALAIGEQMHAPELLPEFFEVCDHLPLPVISIPYPLPFIAIARSVAESSLLEESRRLRQTARIYDLLRLAGPSEDNWLSLILGIEAELDAGLFVIDRRCLHPWHPGGQPLPPDLEQHLEPLTSKSPVASKKFQWHRFGDRHLLMMDIPTHANALLVVLPRSEPLPDAVVLLHAATVLGLELSRTALSLENQRRLGAEFLAQAFDGRLGIADIESRLPEFGISSREFLIVSMSSDDGERLAGVHVDLWRHGYPTACQRRSNTLHLAVASDCSDVLLRHAVPSDVRIGISRPSAAAGAQRALQESMWALGTASSTGERLVRYAEGPSWLGLTSFEEGHALVQRLLGPIFEYEQGENGDLILTLRTFLDSQRSWQKTAAALFAHRQTIIYRIRKIGELTGLDMTETSTLAQLWFALQIHQAMDLQGHPRGA
- the speB gene encoding agmatinase, coding for MTTHKPIGPVDATKVPRFAGLGTFARLPQIDRVPDYDIAIVGVPFDGGTSYRPGARFGPAAVREASRLLRPGYHPELDVEPVYEAQVVDAGDIACTPYDISRAVREIEEQALPLLGGAGSGKRLISIGGDHTIALPMLRALNMVHGPVALLHFDAHLDTWDTYFDQPVTHGTIFRRAFEEGLLVEDKSMHVGIRGPVYDRNDFLRDHEFGFQIIRCSDLDVIGVPAAIQRVKERLGDTPVYVSIDIDVLDPSYAPGTGTPEMGGLHSRELLALLRGLNGINIVGADVVEVAPAYDHADITTVAAATLVFDLLALMVNRSKAVNNVAEDLQAATA